A genome region from Manis pentadactyla isolate mManPen7 chromosome 5, mManPen7.hap1, whole genome shotgun sequence includes the following:
- the BTBD3 gene encoding BTB/POZ domain-containing protein 3 isoform X1 — protein MAADIFPRKKPATPGSTAVHQYHQQNLSNNNLLPAPNWQGLYPTIRERNAVMFNNDLMADVHFVVGPPGGTQRLPGHKYVLAVGSSVFHAMFYGELAEDKDEIRIPDVEPAAFLAMLKYIYCDEIDLAADTVLATLYAAKKYIVPHLARACVNFLETSLSAKNACVLLSQSCLFEEPDLTQRCWEVIDAQAELALKSEGFCDIDFQTLESILCRETLNAKEIVVFEAALNWAEVECQRQDLALSIENKRKVLGKALYLIRIPTMALDDFANGAAQSGVLTLNETNDIFLWYTAAKKPELQFVSKARKGLVPQRCHRFQSCAYRSNQWRYRGRCDSIQFAVDKRVFIAGFGLYGSSCGSAEYSAKIELKRQGVVLGQNLSKYFSDGSSSTFPVWFEYPVQIEPDTFYTASVILDGNELSYFGQEGMTEVQCGKVTVQFQCSSDSTNGTGVQGGQIPELIFYA, from the exons atggCTGCTGACATATTCCCTCGGAAAAAGCCAGCCACCCCGGGCAGCACCGCTGTCCATCAGTACCACCAGCAGAACCTCAGTAACAACAATCTTCTCCCGGCCCCCAACTGGCAGGGTCTTTATCCTACCATCCGGGAAAG AAATGCGGTGATGTTCAATAATGACTTGATGGCAGATGTACATTTTGTGGTCGGGCCACCAGGTGGGACTCAGCGGTTGCCAGGACACAAA TATGTTTTAGCTGTTGGAAGCTCTGTATTCCATGCAATGTTTTACGGAGAACTTGCTGAGGACAAAGATGAAATCCGTATACCAGATGTCGAGCCTGCTGCTTTTCTCGCTATGCTGAA ATATATCTACTGTGATGAGATTGACTTGGCTGCTGACACAGTGTTGGCCACTCTTTATGCTGCCAAAAAGTATATCGTCCCTCACCTCGCCAGAGCCTGTGTGAATTTCCTGGAGACCAGCCTGAGTGCCAAGAATGCCTGTGTGCTCCTCTCCCAGAGCTGCCTGTTTGAGGAGCCAGACCTGACCCAGAGATGCTGGGAGGTGATCGATGCCCAGGCCGAGTTAGCCCTCAAGTCTGAGGGATTCTGTGATATTGACTTCCAGACACTAGAAAGTATCCTCTGCAGGGAAACTCTGAATGCCAAAGAAATTGTGGTTTTTGAGGCAGCTCTCAACTGGGCTGAAGTAGAATGCCAACGGCAAGACCTAGCTCTGAGCATTGAAAATAAGCGCAAGGTCCTTGGGAAGGCGCTTTACTTGATCCGCATACCTACAATGGCCCTGGATGATTTTGCAAATGGTGCTGCACAGTCTGGAGTTTTGACTCTCAATGAGACCAACGACATCTTCCTCTGGTACACTGCAGCCAAAAAGCCCGAGCTGCAGTTTGTGAGTAAAGCCCGCAAGGGCCTTGTCCCCCAGCGCTGTCACCGTTTCCAGTCATGTGCCTATCGGAGCAACCAGTGGCGCTATCGGGGCCGTTGTGACAGCATCCAGTTTGCAGTTGATAAGAGAGTGTTCATAGCTGGTTTTGGGCTATATGGCTCCAGCTGTGGCTCTGCAGAGTATAGCGCCAAGATCGAACTCAAGCGGCAGGGCGTTGTCCTGGGGCAGAACTTGAGCAAGTACTTCTCCGATGGCTCCAGCAGCACCTTCCCTGTGTGGTTTGAGTACCCAGTGCAGATCGAGCCAGACACCTTCTACACAGCAAGCGTGATACTGGATGGCAATGAACTCAGCTACTttggacaggaaggcatgacggAAGTTCAGTGTGGCAAAGTGACTGTCCAGTTTCAGTGTTCCTCAGACAGCACCAATGGCActggggtgcagggagggcaGATCCCCGAACTCATATTCTATGCCTAA
- the BTBD3 gene encoding BTB/POZ domain-containing protein 3 isoform X2 — MKDESKKGVLYQCQIITFYSKWRQSLTVPDIDIETVKNRSKKSSKKANTSSSGNSGKLPPVCYEIITLKTKKKKKMAADIFPRKKPATPGSTAVHQYHQQNLSNNNLLPAPNWQGLYPTIRERNAVMFNNDLMADVHFVVGPPGGTQRLPGHKYVLAVGSSVFHAMFYGELAEDKDEIRIPDVEPAAFLAMLKYIYCDEIDLAADTVLATLYAAKKYIVPHLARACVNFLETSLSAKNACVLLSQSCLFEEPDLTQRCWEVIDAQAELALKSEGFCDIDFQTLESILCRETLNAKEIVVFEAALNWAEVECQRQDLALSIENKRKVLGKALYLIRIPTMALDDFANGAAQSGVLTLNETNDIFLWYTAAKKPELQFVSKARKGLVPQRCHRFQSCAYRSNQWRYRGRCDSIQFAVDKRVFIAGFGLYGSSCGSAEYSAKIELKRQGVVLGQNLSKYFSDGSSSTFPVWFEYPVQIEPDTFYTASVILDGNELSYFGQEGMTEVQCGKVTVQFQCSSDSTNGTGVQGGQIPELIFYA, encoded by the exons ATGAAAGATGAAAGCAAGAAGGGAGTACTTTATCAGTGCCAAATAATTACTTTCTACAGCAAATGGAGGCAATCTCTGACTGTTCCTGATATTGATATAG AGACAGTAAAGAACAGGTCCAAGAAAAGCTCAAAGAAAGCAAATACCAGCAGCAGCGGCAACAGCGGCAAGTTGCCCCCAGTTTGTTACGAAATAATCACCTTGAAgactaaaaagaagaagaagatggCTGCTGACATATTCCCTCGGAAAAAGCCAGCCACCCCGGGCAGCACCGCTGTCCATCAGTACCACCAGCAGAACCTCAGTAACAACAATCTTCTCCCGGCCCCCAACTGGCAGGGTCTTTATCCTACCATCCGGGAAAG AAATGCGGTGATGTTCAATAATGACTTGATGGCAGATGTACATTTTGTGGTCGGGCCACCAGGTGGGACTCAGCGGTTGCCAGGACACAAA TATGTTTTAGCTGTTGGAAGCTCTGTATTCCATGCAATGTTTTACGGAGAACTTGCTGAGGACAAAGATGAAATCCGTATACCAGATGTCGAGCCTGCTGCTTTTCTCGCTATGCTGAA ATATATCTACTGTGATGAGATTGACTTGGCTGCTGACACAGTGTTGGCCACTCTTTATGCTGCCAAAAAGTATATCGTCCCTCACCTCGCCAGAGCCTGTGTGAATTTCCTGGAGACCAGCCTGAGTGCCAAGAATGCCTGTGTGCTCCTCTCCCAGAGCTGCCTGTTTGAGGAGCCAGACCTGACCCAGAGATGCTGGGAGGTGATCGATGCCCAGGCCGAGTTAGCCCTCAAGTCTGAGGGATTCTGTGATATTGACTTCCAGACACTAGAAAGTATCCTCTGCAGGGAAACTCTGAATGCCAAAGAAATTGTGGTTTTTGAGGCAGCTCTCAACTGGGCTGAAGTAGAATGCCAACGGCAAGACCTAGCTCTGAGCATTGAAAATAAGCGCAAGGTCCTTGGGAAGGCGCTTTACTTGATCCGCATACCTACAATGGCCCTGGATGATTTTGCAAATGGTGCTGCACAGTCTGGAGTTTTGACTCTCAATGAGACCAACGACATCTTCCTCTGGTACACTGCAGCCAAAAAGCCCGAGCTGCAGTTTGTGAGTAAAGCCCGCAAGGGCCTTGTCCCCCAGCGCTGTCACCGTTTCCAGTCATGTGCCTATCGGAGCAACCAGTGGCGCTATCGGGGCCGTTGTGACAGCATCCAGTTTGCAGTTGATAAGAGAGTGTTCATAGCTGGTTTTGGGCTATATGGCTCCAGCTGTGGCTCTGCAGAGTATAGCGCCAAGATCGAACTCAAGCGGCAGGGCGTTGTCCTGGGGCAGAACTTGAGCAAGTACTTCTCCGATGGCTCCAGCAGCACCTTCCCTGTGTGGTTTGAGTACCCAGTGCAGATCGAGCCAGACACCTTCTACACAGCAAGCGTGATACTGGATGGCAATGAACTCAGCTACTttggacaggaaggcatgacggAAGTTCAGTGTGGCAAAGTGACTGTCCAGTTTCAGTGTTCCTCAGACAGCACCAATGGCActggggtgcagggagggcaGATCCCCGAACTCATATTCTATGCCTAA
- the BTBD3 gene encoding BTB/POZ domain-containing protein 3 isoform X3 has protein sequence MVDDQEKNMKCLTFFLMLPETVKNRSKKSSKKANTSSSGNSGKLPPVCYEIITLKTKKKKKMAADIFPRKKPATPGSTAVHQYHQQNLSNNNLLPAPNWQGLYPTIRERNAVMFNNDLMADVHFVVGPPGGTQRLPGHKYVLAVGSSVFHAMFYGELAEDKDEIRIPDVEPAAFLAMLKYIYCDEIDLAADTVLATLYAAKKYIVPHLARACVNFLETSLSAKNACVLLSQSCLFEEPDLTQRCWEVIDAQAELALKSEGFCDIDFQTLESILCRETLNAKEIVVFEAALNWAEVECQRQDLALSIENKRKVLGKALYLIRIPTMALDDFANGAAQSGVLTLNETNDIFLWYTAAKKPELQFVSKARKGLVPQRCHRFQSCAYRSNQWRYRGRCDSIQFAVDKRVFIAGFGLYGSSCGSAEYSAKIELKRQGVVLGQNLSKYFSDGSSSTFPVWFEYPVQIEPDTFYTASVILDGNELSYFGQEGMTEVQCGKVTVQFQCSSDSTNGTGVQGGQIPELIFYA, from the exons ATGGTAGATGACCAGGAAAAGAACATGAAATGTCTCACCTTCTTCTTGATGCTTCCAGAGACAGTAAAGAACAGGTCCAAGAAAAGCTCAAAGAAAGCAAATACCAGCAGCAGCGGCAACAGCGGCAAGTTGCCCCCAGTTTGTTACGAAATAATCACCTTGAAgactaaaaagaagaagaagatggCTGCTGACATATTCCCTCGGAAAAAGCCAGCCACCCCGGGCAGCACCGCTGTCCATCAGTACCACCAGCAGAACCTCAGTAACAACAATCTTCTCCCGGCCCCCAACTGGCAGGGTCTTTATCCTACCATCCGGGAAAG AAATGCGGTGATGTTCAATAATGACTTGATGGCAGATGTACATTTTGTGGTCGGGCCACCAGGTGGGACTCAGCGGTTGCCAGGACACAAA TATGTTTTAGCTGTTGGAAGCTCTGTATTCCATGCAATGTTTTACGGAGAACTTGCTGAGGACAAAGATGAAATCCGTATACCAGATGTCGAGCCTGCTGCTTTTCTCGCTATGCTGAA ATATATCTACTGTGATGAGATTGACTTGGCTGCTGACACAGTGTTGGCCACTCTTTATGCTGCCAAAAAGTATATCGTCCCTCACCTCGCCAGAGCCTGTGTGAATTTCCTGGAGACCAGCCTGAGTGCCAAGAATGCCTGTGTGCTCCTCTCCCAGAGCTGCCTGTTTGAGGAGCCAGACCTGACCCAGAGATGCTGGGAGGTGATCGATGCCCAGGCCGAGTTAGCCCTCAAGTCTGAGGGATTCTGTGATATTGACTTCCAGACACTAGAAAGTATCCTCTGCAGGGAAACTCTGAATGCCAAAGAAATTGTGGTTTTTGAGGCAGCTCTCAACTGGGCTGAAGTAGAATGCCAACGGCAAGACCTAGCTCTGAGCATTGAAAATAAGCGCAAGGTCCTTGGGAAGGCGCTTTACTTGATCCGCATACCTACAATGGCCCTGGATGATTTTGCAAATGGTGCTGCACAGTCTGGAGTTTTGACTCTCAATGAGACCAACGACATCTTCCTCTGGTACACTGCAGCCAAAAAGCCCGAGCTGCAGTTTGTGAGTAAAGCCCGCAAGGGCCTTGTCCCCCAGCGCTGTCACCGTTTCCAGTCATGTGCCTATCGGAGCAACCAGTGGCGCTATCGGGGCCGTTGTGACAGCATCCAGTTTGCAGTTGATAAGAGAGTGTTCATAGCTGGTTTTGGGCTATATGGCTCCAGCTGTGGCTCTGCAGAGTATAGCGCCAAGATCGAACTCAAGCGGCAGGGCGTTGTCCTGGGGCAGAACTTGAGCAAGTACTTCTCCGATGGCTCCAGCAGCACCTTCCCTGTGTGGTTTGAGTACCCAGTGCAGATCGAGCCAGACACCTTCTACACAGCAAGCGTGATACTGGATGGCAATGAACTCAGCTACTttggacaggaaggcatgacggAAGTTCAGTGTGGCAAAGTGACTGTCCAGTTTCAGTGTTCCTCAGACAGCACCAATGGCActggggtgcagggagggcaGATCCCCGAACTCATATTCTATGCCTAA